One Oscillospiraceae bacterium genomic region harbors:
- a CDS encoding nucleotidyltransferase family protein gives MKVEELFIEPTATVLETLRKLDETGQRILFIAPEGQLKAVITDGDIRKFFLRGGTPDQTVDNAANYHPLSLPVSERGKARKMLQKHCIDALPILNKRGVITDIVFARGEDVDNRKRADIPVVMMAGGLGTRLYPYTKILPKPLIPVGEQPIAELIMDRFRDFGCHDFTMIVNYKRGMIKSYFGELEKDYTVNFADEDVFMGTGGGLCLLKGKMKSPFFFTNCDTLLDVDFGDIYEYHKAHGNLVTMVCAFKHYTVPYGVVELGEDGGIAAMREKPELDFLTNTGVYVVEPRVVEEMRDGEKIGFPDVIERYRAAGEKVGVYPISESSWMDMGQLEELEKMRRKLESQQ, from the coding sequence ATCAAAGTAGAAGAGCTGTTTATCGAGCCTACCGCCACGGTACTGGAGACCCTGCGCAAGCTGGACGAGACCGGCCAGCGCATCCTGTTCATCGCGCCGGAAGGCCAGCTGAAAGCCGTTATCACCGATGGCGACATCCGCAAATTCTTCCTGCGCGGCGGCACGCCGGACCAGACAGTGGATAACGCCGCCAACTACCATCCCCTTAGCCTGCCGGTGTCGGAGCGCGGAAAAGCCCGCAAAATGCTGCAAAAGCATTGCATCGACGCGCTGCCCATCCTCAACAAGCGCGGCGTCATCACCGACATCGTCTTTGCCCGGGGCGAGGATGTGGACAACCGCAAACGCGCCGACATCCCCGTCGTTATGATGGCAGGCGGTCTTGGCACCCGGTTGTACCCCTACACCAAAATTTTGCCCAAACCGCTGATCCCGGTAGGGGAGCAGCCCATCGCTGAGTTGATTATGGACCGCTTCCGCGATTTTGGCTGCCACGATTTCACCATGATCGTCAACTATAAGCGCGGCATGATCAAAAGCTATTTTGGCGAACTGGAAAAGGATTACACCGTCAATTTCGCCGACGAGGATGTATTTATGGGCACCGGCGGCGGCCTTTGCCTGCTGAAAGGCAAGATGAAGTCGCCCTTCTTCTTCACCAACTGCGACACGCTGCTGGATGTGGACTTCGGCGATATTTACGAGTATCACAAGGCCCACGGCAACCTGGTCACGATGGTTTGTGCCTTCAAGCACTACACCGTGCCCTACGGCGTGGTGGAACTGGGCGAGGACGGCGGCATTGCCGCCATGCGCGAGAAGCCGGAGCTGGACTTCTTGACCAACACCGGCGTCTACGTGGTGGAGCCCCGCGTGGTGGAGGAGATGCGCGATGGAGAGAAGATCGGCTTCCCCGATGTCATCGAGCGTTACCGCGCCGCTGGCGAGAAGGTGGGCGTGTATCCCATCAGTGAGAGCAGCTGGATGGATATGGGCCAGCTGGAAGAACTGGAAAAAATGAGACGCAAGCTGGAAAGCCAGCAGTAA